A region of Roseobacter litoralis Och 149 DNA encodes the following proteins:
- a CDS encoding thiamine/thiamine pyrophosphate ABC transporter permease ThiP, whose amino-acid sequence MARSAQPISGRAGIVAGTLVVAAVLLAFLGIGLRAEASAGFGAAEWQAIRFTVVQSVLSASISVVLAIPLARALARRDLPGRQMLITLLGAPFILPVIVAVLGLLAVFGRNGWVNAAFGTLGLPPVSIYGLHGVVLAHVFFNLPLATRLLLQGWQSIPAERFRLAAQLNLSPWVIFRTIEVPLLIRILPGAAALIFVICLTSFAVALTLGGGPRATTIELAIYQAFRFDFDLSKAALLSVIQLVLAGGAAVLALWIIPQISLTGGMDRPVQRWDGRGGLQRFGDGVAILLGAGFLLLPLFSVAVSGLIGLPEVPASVWRAALTSLWVAGISVCVLLAVALPLAGWIAIHARGSVEAIGLLGLSASPLMIGTGWFILINPIADPVSLSLLVTAVVNTLMALPFALRIMVPGIREALQSHGRLCMTLNMTGWTTWRWVILPRALPQIGFAAGLTGALSIGDLGVIALFSDPDRTTLPLQMYRLMGAYKTEAAAGAALILLAMALGIFWSFDRGARWYART is encoded by the coding sequence ATGGCGCGCAGCGCTCAGCCAATAAGCGGACGTGCGGGGATCGTTGCGGGCACCTTGGTGGTCGCGGCGGTCCTGTTGGCGTTTCTTGGCATCGGTTTGCGGGCCGAGGCCAGCGCGGGCTTTGGGGCTGCGGAATGGCAAGCCATCCGCTTTACTGTTGTGCAGTCCGTCCTGTCCGCGTCGATATCCGTGGTGCTGGCCATTCCGCTGGCCCGTGCGCTGGCGCGGCGTGACCTGCCGGGACGTCAGATGCTGATCACCTTGCTGGGTGCGCCTTTTATCCTGCCGGTCATCGTCGCGGTTCTGGGTCTGCTGGCCGTATTTGGTCGCAATGGGTGGGTCAATGCCGCCTTTGGCACCTTGGGTTTGCCGCCGGTGTCGATCTATGGCTTACACGGTGTGGTATTGGCCCATGTGTTCTTCAACCTGCCCTTGGCCACACGCCTGTTGCTGCAAGGCTGGCAGAGCATCCCGGCAGAGCGGTTTCGCCTTGCCGCGCAACTGAACCTGTCGCCATGGGTTATCTTTCGCACCATTGAGGTGCCGCTGCTGATCCGTATTCTGCCCGGTGCGGCCGCCTTGATCTTTGTGATTTGTCTGACGAGCTTTGCGGTTGCTCTGACACTGGGGGGCGGTCCGCGCGCGACGACAATCGAACTGGCCATCTATCAGGCGTTCCGCTTTGATTTCGATCTGTCAAAGGCGGCTTTGCTGTCGGTGATCCAGCTTGTTCTGGCGGGCGGCGCTGCCGTGCTGGCGCTTTGGATCATCCCGCAGATTTCACTGACCGGTGGGATGGACCGGCCGGTGCAACGATGGGACGGGCGCGGCGGTCTGCAACGGTTCGGGGACGGCGTCGCGATCCTGCTCGGTGCTGGGTTTTTGTTGCTGCCGCTGTTCTCGGTGGCGGTGTCAGGGCTGATCGGCCTGCCAGAGGTGCCCGCCTCGGTGTGGCGCGCGGCGCTGACCTCGCTCTGGGTGGCGGGTATCAGTGTATGCGTTTTGCTGGCCGTTGCGCTGCCTCTTGCCGGCTGGATCGCCATCCATGCGCGGGGCAGTGTTGAGGCTATCGGCCTTTTGGGACTGTCTGCATCGCCTTTGATGATCGGCACCGGGTGGTTCATCCTGATCAACCCGATTGCTGATCCTGTCAGCCTGTCGCTTTTGGTAACGGCAGTGGTCAACACGCTGATGGCGCTGCCCTTTGCGCTGCGCATCATGGTGCCGGGAATTCGCGAGGCGCTACAGTCGCATGGGCGGCTGTGCATGACCCTGAACATGACCGGGTGGACCACCTGGCGCTGGGTGATCCTGCCGCGTGCGCTGCCGCAGATCGGGTTCGCCGCTGGGCTGACGGGCGCACTGTCGATTGGTGACCTTGGCGTCATCGCACTGTTCTCGGACCCGGATCGCACAACGCTGCCCTTGCAGATGTATCGCCTGATGGGGGCCTATAAGACCGAAGCGGCGGCGGGTGCTGCGCTGATATTGCTGGCCATGGCACTTGGCATTTTCTGGAGCTTTGACAGGGGGGCGCGCTGGTATGCTCGTACTTGA
- a CDS encoding MarR family winged helix-turn-helix transcriptional regulator — translation MADGRAGSAHHGENLLFLTDEQLRQGIEAMFFAYRGFTADPDRILSDMAYGRAHHRAIHFINRAPGTTVNNLLNILGVTKQSLNRVLRTLIEDGLVESRVGKNDKRERHLFLTPDGRGLEQKLSDAQRARMRMAFRDAGPDAVAGFRRVLEAMMDREMRYAYTRLKDSGP, via the coding sequence ATGGCAGATGGACGCGCAGGCTCCGCCCATCACGGCGAAAACCTTCTGTTTTTGACAGATGAGCAGCTGAGGCAGGGCATCGAGGCAATGTTCTTCGCTTATCGCGGCTTTACGGCCGACCCGGATCGGATATTGTCGGACATGGCCTACGGGCGGGCGCACCATCGGGCGATCCACTTTATCAACCGCGCACCGGGCACAACCGTCAACAACCTGCTCAACATTCTTGGCGTCACGAAACAATCGCTGAACCGTGTCTTGCGCACCTTGATCGAGGATGGTCTGGTTGAAAGCAGGGTCGGCAAGAATGACAAACGCGAACGCCATCTGTTCCTGACCCCCGACGGGCGCGGCCTTGAGCAAAAATTGTCTGATGCTCAGCGGGCCCGGATGAGGATGGCATTTCGTGATGCGGGGCCAGATGCTGTGGCAGGCTTTCGCAGGGTACTGGAGGCCATGATGGATCGAGAAATGCGCTATGCTTATACCCGACTGAAGGATAGCGGACCATGA
- a CDS encoding branched-chain amino acid aminotransferase, with translation MAGAYNDRDGHIWMDGQMVDWRDANVHILTHAMHYASSVFEGERAYNGKIFKSREHSERLKRSAQMIDFEIPFTIDEIEAAKVEVLEKSGLQDAYVRAIAWRGAGEDMGVASARNPVRLAIAAWEWGAYYGDAKMKGAKLDISKWKRPSPETIPSHAKAAGLYMICTMSKHAAEAKGCSDAMMFDYRGYVAEATGANIFFVKDGEVHTPDPDCFLNGITRQTVIGMLKDRQVKVHERHIMPEELEGFEQCWLTGTAAEVTPVGKIGDYNFEVGSLTRDIAQGYETLVRV, from the coding sequence ATGGCGGGTGCCTATAATGATCGTGACGGACATATCTGGATGGATGGCCAGATGGTAGATTGGCGCGATGCAAATGTGCATATTCTGACCCATGCCATGCATTACGCATCATCCGTCTTTGAGGGGGAGCGGGCCTATAACGGCAAGATTTTCAAAAGCCGCGAGCATTCCGAACGCCTCAAGCGGTCGGCTCAGATGATTGATTTCGAGATCCCCTTTACCATCGACGAGATCGAAGCCGCCAAGGTCGAGGTGCTGGAAAAATCCGGGCTGCAGGACGCCTATGTGCGCGCCATCGCATGGCGCGGCGCTGGAGAAGACATGGGGGTCGCCTCCGCGCGAAACCCGGTCAGGCTCGCGATTGCGGCATGGGAATGGGGTGCCTATTATGGCGACGCCAAGATGAAGGGCGCAAAGCTGGATATCTCCAAATGGAAACGTCCCAGCCCTGAAACCATCCCAAGCCATGCCAAGGCCGCCGGTCTTTACATGATCTGCACCATGTCAAAACACGCGGCAGAGGCCAAGGGATGTTCGGATGCCATGATGTTTGACTATCGTGGCTATGTGGCCGAGGCGACGGGTGCCAACATCTTTTTCGTGAAGGACGGCGAAGTACACACGCCTGACCCCGATTGTTTCCTGAACGGGATCACACGCCAGACCGTAATCGGAATGCTCAAAGACCGTCAGGTCAAAGTGCATGAGCGGCATATCATGCCGGAGGAGCTTGAAGGGTTTGAACAATGCTGGCTGACTGGCACAGCAGCCGAGGTCACACCCGTTGGAAAAATCGGCGACTACAATTTCGAGGTCGGCAGCCTGACCCGCGACATCGCCCAAGGCTATGAAACTCTGGTACGAGTCTGA
- a CDS encoding thiamine ABC transporter substrate-binding protein, which translates to MRRTLITAGIVLASQAAAETPVLTVYAGDYFTSEWGPGPMIETGFEEICGCDLQFSTGDLVPRLLLEGARTKADVVMGLTSDVTSKARATGLFAPHGQDNGALTLPVDWTDDTFLPFNYGHAAFVYNTATVANPPASFEAMLDMPDDVKIVIQDPRTSLSGLALVLWVQSVFGDDAGAAWEKLAPNILTVTKDWSASYGMFTDGEADMVLSYTTSPAYHMFAEDDFTRQAAIFPEGHYFMVETVGKIAATDQPELADAFMAYVMSQSFQSSIPAANWSLPSALPQDQWPEGWAQLPLPDKVLFYSEADATALQAEAIETWRAALSQ; encoded by the coding sequence ATGCGAAGAACTCTGATAACTGCTGGCATCGTGTTGGCCTCGCAGGCTGCGGCTGAAACGCCCGTGCTTACCGTCTACGCGGGCGATTACTTTACCTCCGAATGGGGGCCCGGCCCGATGATCGAAACCGGGTTTGAAGAGATTTGCGGGTGCGATCTGCAGTTTTCGACCGGTGATCTTGTGCCGCGTTTGCTGTTGGAAGGCGCGCGAACCAAGGCTGATGTCGTGATGGGTCTGACGTCGGATGTCACATCCAAAGCACGTGCGACCGGCTTGTTTGCACCGCACGGGCAAGACAACGGGGCGCTGACACTGCCGGTTGACTGGACGGATGACACCTTCTTGCCATTCAACTACGGGCATGCGGCCTTCGTTTACAATACAGCGACAGTTGCCAACCCGCCCGCGAGTTTCGAGGCCATGCTGGACATGCCCGATGATGTAAAAATCGTCATTCAGGACCCGCGCACGTCTTTGTCGGGTCTGGCGCTGGTGCTTTGGGTGCAATCTGTCTTTGGCGATGACGCAGGCGCGGCCTGGGAAAAGCTCGCGCCGAACATCCTGACCGTGACCAAGGACTGGTCGGCCAGCTACGGCATGTTTACCGATGGCGAAGCAGACATGGTACTGAGTTATACCACCTCACCCGCCTACCACATGTTTGCCGAGGATGATTTCACCAGACAGGCCGCGATTTTCCCCGAGGGCCACTATTTTATGGTCGAAACCGTCGGCAAGATCGCAGCGACGGATCAGCCTGAACTGGCCGATGCCTTCATGGCCTATGTGATGAGCCAGAGCTTTCAATCCTCGATCCCCGCGGCCAACTGGTCGTTGCCATCTGCGTTGCCGCAGGATCAATGGCCCGAAGGCTGGGCGCAATTGCCGCTGCCGGACAAGGTGCTGTTTTACTCCGAAGCCGATGCAACCGCGCTTCAGGCAGAAGCCATTGAGACATGGCGCGCAGCGCTCAGCCAATAA
- a CDS encoding exodeoxyribonuclease VII small subunit, with product MTDTPVTEMSFEQAMSELEKVLGQLERGDVALDESIALYERGAALKKRCEEKLKEAEEKVAAITLDADGAPTGTKPVTGL from the coding sequence ATGACAGACACACCCGTCACCGAGATGAGTTTTGAACAAGCCATGAGCGAGCTTGAAAAAGTGCTTGGCCAGTTGGAGCGGGGCGATGTGGCCTTGGATGAGAGCATCGCGCTTTATGAACGCGGTGCAGCACTGAAAAAGCGGTGCGAGGAAAAGCTGAAAGAAGCAGAGGAAAAGGTCGCGGCCATCACGCTGGATGCAGATGGCGCGCCCACCGGTACAAAGCCTGTCACGGGCCTCTGA
- the aroC gene encoding chorismate synthase: MSMNSFGHLFRVTTWGESHGPALGATVDGCPPGVAIDAGKIQHWLDKRKPGQNKYTTQRREADEVKILSGTFEGVTTGTPVQLMIENTDQRSKDYGDIKDKFRPGHADITYFQKYGVRDYRGGGRSSARETAARVAAGGLAREAINAIAPGIDIKGYMTRMGAHEIDRSRFDWDQIDANPFWTPDAQAADEWANYLDGLRKSGSSVGAVIEVVARGVPAGLGAPIYAKLDTDLAAAMMSINAVKGVEIGEGMSAAMLTGELNADEISMGPDGPEYSSNHSGGILGGISTGQDVVVRFAVKPTSSILTTRKTITKSGEDTEIITKGRHDPCVGIRAVPVGEAMMACVLLDHLLLHRGQVGENQGHIG, translated from the coding sequence ATGTCGATGAATTCATTTGGCCATCTTTTCCGTGTCACCACGTGGGGTGAAAGCCATGGCCCCGCCCTTGGCGCCACTGTGGATGGCTGCCCGCCCGGTGTCGCAATTGACGCGGGCAAAATTCAGCACTGGCTGGACAAACGCAAACCCGGGCAGAACAAATACACCACGCAAAGGCGCGAGGCGGATGAGGTCAAAATCCTCTCCGGCACCTTCGAAGGGGTGACGACCGGCACGCCGGTTCAACTGATGATCGAGAACACGGATCAACGCTCCAAAGATTACGGCGATATCAAGGATAAATTCCGCCCCGGCCATGCGGATATCACCTATTTCCAGAAATACGGCGTGCGTGATTATCGTGGTGGCGGCAGGTCCTCGGCGCGCGAAACAGCAGCGCGTGTAGCCGCCGGTGGGCTGGCGCGCGAGGCGATCAATGCCATCGCACCGGGGATCGACATCAAAGGTTACATGACGCGTATGGGCGCGCATGAAATCGACCGCTCCCGGTTCGACTGGGATCAGATCGACGCCAACCCCTTCTGGACGCCCGATGCGCAGGCGGCGGATGAGTGGGCAAACTACCTAGATGGGCTGCGCAAGTCGGGCAGTTCCGTAGGCGCGGTGATCGAAGTCGTCGCGCGTGGGGTCCCCGCAGGTCTGGGTGCGCCGATCTATGCCAAGCTGGACACGGATCTGGCCGCCGCGATGATGAGCATCAACGCCGTCAAAGGTGTCGAGATTGGCGAGGGTATGTCCGCCGCCATGCTGACCGGTGAATTGAACGCCGATGAAATTTCGATGGGACCGGATGGCCCAGAGTATTCATCGAACCATTCCGGCGGGATTCTGGGCGGTATCAGCACCGGGCAGGATGTTGTGGTGCGTTTTGCCGTCAAACCGACCTCAAGCATCCTGACCACGCGCAAGACGATCACCAAAAGCGGCGAAGACACCGAGATCATCACCAAGGGCCGCCATGATCCTTGTGTCGGCATTCGCGCCGTTCCCGTTGGTGAGGCAATGATGGCCTGCGTTTTGCTCGACCATCTGCTGCTCCACCGGGGGCAGGTTGGCGAAAATCAGGGTCATATCGGGTAG
- a CDS encoding polyprenyl synthetase family protein — protein MFSQRLEAAGAAVQAHFDKVLAEFEPLPIVEAMAHATSGGKRLRGFLVLETARLHDIAAGEAIWSATAIEALHAYSLVHDDLPCMDDDDMRRGQPTVHKKWDDATAVLAGDALQTLAFELVTHPGASPSAEVRADLALSLARASGAQGMVLGQALDIAAETAHTPLSLDEITRLQQGKTGALIGWSAQAGARLAQADTAALKRYAQALGLAFQIADDILDVTGDSAQVGKAVGKDASAGKATFVSLLGLDAARTRAMSLIDEACDSLATYGARADTLKDTARFVVRRTH, from the coding sequence ATGTTTTCGCAACGGCTTGAAGCTGCGGGCGCTGCTGTTCAGGCGCATTTTGACAAGGTACTGGCTGAGTTTGAACCGCTCCCGATTGTTGAGGCCATGGCGCATGCCACCAGCGGGGGCAAACGTCTGCGGGGTTTTCTGGTGTTGGAAACGGCCCGGCTGCATGACATAGCGGCAGGCGAAGCCATCTGGTCCGCCACGGCCATTGAGGCCCTGCATGCCTATAGTCTGGTCCATGATGACCTGCCCTGCATGGATGATGACGACATGCGGCGCGGTCAGCCAACCGTGCATAAGAAATGGGACGACGCCACAGCTGTGCTGGCCGGCGATGCCCTTCAGACGCTGGCCTTTGAACTGGTCACGCACCCCGGTGCCAGCCCCTCCGCAGAGGTGCGAGCCGATCTCGCCCTGAGCCTTGCGCGCGCGAGCGGGGCACAGGGGATGGTCTTGGGGCAAGCGCTTGATATTGCCGCTGAAACCGCACATACCCCCCTATCTCTGGATGAAATAACGCGGCTGCAGCAGGGCAAGACTGGTGCGTTGATTGGATGGTCGGCACAGGCGGGTGCGCGGCTGGCACAGGCGGATACGGCGGCGCTGAAACGCTATGCGCAGGCCCTTGGCCTTGCCTTTCAGATCGCCGATGACATCCTCGACGTGACAGGCGACAGCGCGCAGGTTGGCAAAGCCGTGGGCAAGGATGCCAGCGCGGGAAAGGCGACTTTCGTATCACTTTTGGGTCTGGACGCAGCGCGCACGCGCGCCATGTCGCTGATTGACGAGGCCTGCGACAGCCTGGCGACTTACGGCGCCAGAGCTGACACCCTAAAAGACACCGCGCGCTTCGTGGTGCGACGCACACATTAG
- a CDS encoding response regulator translates to MNDFDAHLLIVDDDERIRTLLQKFLVRNGFLVTAARDAAHARRILSGLDFDLIVLDVMMPGEDGLAFTRALRETNAVPILLLTAKGDTDNRIEGLEAGADDYLPKPFEPKELLLRINAILRRVPEVQEDVTAPKVLSLGPIRYDLERGELWQGEDLVRLTATEMHLMKIFSASCNEAISRAKLVEELGRDRGQAQERAVDVQITRLRRKIESDPKQPRYLQTVRGAGYMLAPD, encoded by the coding sequence ATGAATGACTTTGATGCACATTTGCTGATTGTTGACGACGACGAACGCATTCGCACCCTGCTGCAGAAATTTCTGGTGCGGAATGGTTTTCTGGTCACTGCCGCGCGCGATGCCGCCCATGCAAGGCGCATTCTGTCGGGGCTGGATTTCGATCTGATCGTTCTGGATGTGATGATGCCGGGCGAAGACGGTCTGGCCTTTACCCGTGCCCTGCGCGAGACAAACGCGGTGCCGATCCTGTTGCTCACCGCCAAGGGTGATACGGACAACCGGATCGAAGGGCTGGAAGCGGGCGCGGATGATTACCTGCCCAAACCGTTTGAACCCAAAGAGCTTTTGCTGCGGATCAACGCCATTTTGCGACGTGTGCCTGAGGTGCAGGAAGATGTGACCGCCCCCAAGGTTCTGTCGCTCGGCCCCATCCGCTATGATCTGGAGCGGGGCGAGTTATGGCAGGGCGAAGACCTCGTCCGGCTGACGGCGACCGAGATGCACCTGATGAAAATTTTTTCGGCCAGCTGTAACGAGGCGATCAGCCGCGCGAAACTGGTCGAAGAACTGGGCCGCGACCGTGGGCAGGCACAGGAACGCGCCGTTGATGTGCAGATCACACGGCTGCGGCGCAAGATCGAAAGTGACCCGAAACAACCACGCTATCTGCAAACCGTGCGCGGGGCTGGGTATATGCTTGCACCGGATTGA
- a CDS encoding YybH family protein yields MDYAAFAVEWEAAWNSHAIDRIMAHYAPDVVFRSRKAMRLVGQGEIRGRDALRDYWIKALDQQPGLSFIVTNVFIGHAMIVITYRNQNDVEAAETLRFGPDGLVIEASACHTVPSHGV; encoded by the coding sequence ATGGACTACGCGGCCTTCGCTGTTGAATGGGAGGCCGCGTGGAATTCTCACGCCATCGACCGGATCATGGCGCATTATGCGCCCGACGTTGTGTTCCGGTCGCGCAAGGCGATGCGGCTGGTCGGTCAGGGCGAAATCAGAGGTCGCGACGCGCTGCGTGACTATTGGATCAAGGCGCTGGATCAACAACCCGGCCTTTCCTTCATCGTGACGAATGTGTTCATCGGTCATGCGATGATTGTCATCACCTATCGCAACCAGAACGATGTTGAGGCGGCAGAAACACTGCGTTTTGGTCCGGATGGTCTGGTGATTGAGGCTTCGGCCTGCCACACGGTCCCGTCCCATGGCGTCTGA
- a CDS encoding DMT family transporter: MATDLTQNKPGRAIALKLCAVFLFMVMAALIKSVSPHVPPGQAVFFRSFFALPVLVLWLWQRGQLRQGLVPSNLMGHVWRGIFGTSAMGLTFAGLGLLPLPEVTAIGYATPLFAVLFAAIFLGERVRIVRLSAVALGLIGVMIVIAPRLSVGADALTSAATVGAVLVLIASILRAMVQIHVRRLVQTDTTASIVFYFSITASTLGLLTLPLGWATGLDVLTWTAPPAWVIWMLILSGLIGGIAQIMVTASYRFGSASMLAPFDYASMIFASFIGYIAFGELPTGPILIGASLVIAGGVLIIWRERQLGLDRSKSKPNVPPSGTP; this comes from the coding sequence ATGGCAACCGATCTGACCCAAAACAAACCCGGCCGCGCAATCGCCCTGAAGCTCTGCGCGGTCTTTCTGTTTATGGTCATGGCGGCGCTGATCAAATCCGTATCACCCCATGTGCCACCCGGTCAGGCCGTGTTTTTCCGCTCCTTCTTTGCGCTGCCGGTGCTGGTGCTTTGGTTGTGGCAACGAGGTCAGTTGCGGCAGGGGCTGGTGCCGTCCAATCTGATGGGGCACGTCTGGCGCGGTATTTTTGGCACATCGGCGATGGGGCTGACCTTTGCCGGGCTTGGTCTGTTGCCTCTGCCCGAAGTGACCGCCATCGGGTACGCGACGCCCCTCTTTGCCGTGCTCTTCGCCGCGATTTTCCTTGGTGAGCGCGTGCGCATCGTCAGATTGTCTGCGGTGGCATTGGGTCTGATCGGTGTCATGATCGTCATTGCGCCCCGCTTGTCCGTCGGCGCGGATGCCTTGACATCAGCGGCGACCGTGGGCGCGGTTCTGGTATTGATCGCCTCGATCCTGCGCGCGATGGTCCAGATCCATGTGCGTCGCCTTGTGCAGACTGACACGACGGCCTCCATCGTGTTTTACTTTTCCATCACCGCCTCAACACTGGGGTTGCTCACGCTGCCGTTGGGATGGGCGACGGGGCTGGATGTGCTGACATGGACTGCACCCCCGGCCTGGGTCATCTGGATGTTGATCCTGTCGGGCCTGATCGGCGGCATCGCACAGATCATGGTCACCGCCTCGTACCGTTTCGGCAGCGCGTCCATGCTGGCGCCTTTTGACTATGCCTCGATGATCTTTGCCAGCTTCATCGGATATATCGCCTTCGGCGAGTTGCCCACCGGACCCATCCTCATCGGCGCGAGCCTCGTGATCGCGGGTGGCGTCCTGATCATCTGGCGCGAAAGGCAACTCGGGCTGGACCGCAGCAAGTCCAAACCGAACGTCCCACCGTCCGGGACGCCCTAA
- the dxs gene encoding 1-deoxy-D-xylulose-5-phosphate synthase yields MTDTPKTPLLDLVHRPADMKGLSDRQLVQLADELRRETVSAVSVTGGHLGAGLGVVELTVALHAVFDTPRDKIIWDVGHQCYPHKILTGRRDRIRTLRMKGGLSGFTKRSESPYDPFGAAHSSTSISAALGFAVARDLGGVVPEGLGDAIAVIGDGSMSAGMAYEAMNNAGHLKKRMIVILNDNEMSIAPPTGAMSSYLSRLYSGEPFQDFKAAAKGAVSLLPEPFREGAKRAKDMLKGMAVGGTLFEELGFSYIGPIDGHDLDQLLPLLRTVKARATGPIMIHALTKKGKGYAPAETARDKGHATAKFDVLTGQQTKAPSNAPSYTKVFAQSLLEEAMKDDKICAVTAAMPDGTGLNLFAERYPSRCFDVGIAEQHGVTFSAALAAGGMKPFCAMYSTFLQRGYDQVVHDVAIQRLPVRFAIDRAGLVGADGATHAGSFDIAYLANLPGFVVMAAADEAELKHMVATAVAHDDGPIAFRFPRGEGNGVDMPEVGEVLEIGKGRIITEGARVAILSFGTRLAEVQKAGEALAARGITPTIADARFAKPLDRDMILDLAVNHEALITVEEGAIGGFGSHVAQLLSDEGVFDTGFKFRSMVLPDIFIDQSSPADMYAVAGMNAADIETKVLSVLGIAQIGEARA; encoded by the coding sequence ATGACAGACACGCCCAAAACCCCGCTTTTGGATCTGGTGCACCGCCCCGCCGACATGAAGGGCCTGTCAGACCGGCAGCTGGTGCAGTTGGCAGATGAGCTGCGCCGCGAAACCGTTTCAGCGGTTTCGGTAACGGGTGGGCATCTGGGCGCAGGCCTAGGTGTGGTGGAACTCACGGTCGCGCTTCATGCGGTGTTCGACACGCCCCGCGACAAGATAATCTGGGACGTTGGGCATCAGTGTTATCCGCATAAAATCCTGACGGGTCGGCGCGACCGCATCCGCACCCTGCGCATGAAAGGGGGCCTCAGCGGGTTCACCAAACGCAGTGAATCCCCCTATGATCCTTTCGGTGCCGCCCATAGTTCCACGTCGATTTCGGCGGCTTTGGGATTTGCCGTTGCGCGTGATCTGGGCGGTGTCGTACCGGAAGGTCTTGGGGACGCCATTGCCGTTATTGGCGACGGGTCGATGTCTGCGGGCATGGCCTATGAAGCGATGAACAACGCGGGTCATCTGAAAAAACGTATGATCGTGATCCTGAACGATAATGAGATGTCGATTGCTCCGCCCACCGGTGCGATGTCGTCTTATCTCAGCCGTCTCTATTCGGGCGAACCCTTTCAGGATTTCAAAGCGGCGGCCAAAGGGGCGGTGAGCCTGCTGCCGGAACCGTTCCGCGAAGGGGCTAAAAGGGCCAAGGATATGCTCAAGGGGATGGCCGTCGGCGGCACCCTGTTCGAAGAGCTTGGGTTTTCCTATATCGGCCCGATTGACGGGCATGATCTTGACCAGCTTTTGCCGCTTCTGCGCACCGTCAAAGCACGCGCGACCGGGCCGATCATGATCCACGCGCTGACCAAAAAGGGCAAAGGCTATGCGCCCGCCGAAACCGCCCGAGACAAGGGGCACGCCACCGCGAAATTCGACGTACTGACCGGGCAGCAAACCAAGGCCCCGTCGAATGCGCCCAGCTACACCAAAGTCTTTGCGCAAAGCCTGCTCGAAGAAGCAATGAAAGACGACAAAATCTGTGCCGTAACGGCTGCGATGCCGGATGGCACGGGGTTGAACCTCTTTGCGGAACGCTACCCCAGCCGCTGTTTTGACGTCGGTATTGCCGAACAACATGGGGTGACCTTTTCGGCGGCGCTGGCCGCGGGCGGGATGAAGCCGTTCTGCGCGATGTATTCGACATTCCTGCAAAGGGGCTACGATCAGGTTGTGCATGACGTTGCGATCCAGCGCCTGCCCGTGCGCTTTGCGATTGATCGCGCAGGGTTGGTCGGGGCGGATGGCGCGACGCATGCAGGGTCCTTTGACATCGCCTATCTGGCCAACCTGCCCGGTTTCGTTGTGATGGCCGCCGCCGATGAAGCAGAACTGAAACACATGGTTGCCACCGCTGTTGCGCATGATGATGGGCCAATCGCGTTCCGCTTTCCACGCGGCGAAGGCAATGGCGTCGATATGCCGGAAGTTGGCGAAGTGCTGGAAATCGGCAAGGGCCGGATCATCACAGAGGGAGCGCGCGTCGCGATCCTGTCCTTTGGCACCCGTCTGGCAGAGGTTCAAAAGGCAGGCGAAGCACTGGCGGCCCGCGGCATCACGCCGACGATTGCGGATGCACGGTTCGCCAAACCGCTCGACCGGGACATGATCCTTGATCTGGCCGTCAACCATGAGGCCCTGATCACCGTCGAAGAAGGGGCCATCGGCGGTTTTGGCAGCCATGTGGCGCAGTTGCTTTCGGATGAAGGAGTGTTTGATACCGGCTTCAAATTCCGCTCAATGGTGCTGCCCGATATCTTTATAGACCAGTCCAGCCCGGCGGACATGTACGCCGTTGCGGGCATGAACGCGGCGGATATCGAAACCAAAGTGCTGTCGGTTTTGGGCATTGCCCAGATCGGTGAGGCGCGGGCCTAA